One Aegilops tauschii subsp. strangulata cultivar AL8/78 chromosome 2, Aet v6.0, whole genome shotgun sequence genomic window, CACTCCCACCCTGGCTCTGATTTTTTCCAGCAAAATTGTTGTCATATCTATCTCCAGGACTGGGCCAACAGTGGCAGCTACTTCACAAGCCCCAAAAAAATGTCTGAAACACTCAGGCATTTTGCCAATTTTCACCCACACAGTGTGCAACTTTCCTATGGCTTGTGTATCATAGGTCCAACTATCCACATTTATGACAGCCTTTGTCCCCAGCAGGTTAAAGTTTCCAAACTTGTGTAATTCAGTCAGtctgctcttgttggggaacctTATGAGATAAGCCCTGTCTCCATGTTTTTTGCATCGCCATTCCCAGTCCCATTTGAACATGTAGTTAAACCCCTCCAAGAATTGTGTCTCATTGATCTCCCCAGAGGCAATAGTGACAATTCCCATCGGGTTAATCTGCTCACTACTCACCACCTCCTTGGAATTTTGAACCAAGAGCACTCCCAAACCTCTGGCTGCATATCCAACATATTTAGGCAGGGGCTTAATCTGTTTCATCCAGTTGCAATCTTCAGTGTGAGAATTTTTTCCACAGATGATACAGTTAGGAAGCTTGCAATCTCTAGTTTGATGTCTGAAATCTTTGCACTTGTTACAGGGAATTCTGAAGTTATTCCCACTTTTTCCTAGATCAGGGCCTTCTCTCTGTGGAAATctgcttcccccccccccccaagtgcTTTGGTTTTGCCTAGATCCAGAACCATTATCCATATCTCCTCCGTAGCTAACCTCTCTGCTTTGTatccctttctctctctctcaccctCAATCATCTTCCCCTCCTCTCGCTGCTTGTCAGCTCCAGTTACCATGCCAACCCCCTGCTGTGCCATCTGGGCAAGGAGAGCCCCAAACCACTGTTGCTGTTGAAGAAATTCAGGAGGGGGAATGACACCAGGGGCAGGATCTTTACCTTTGTCCTCAGATCCGGCTCTGTTAGCCTCTGGCTTGCCCCCCTCTCTATCTTTGTCTTCTGTAGTTCTACCAGCATCTGGGAGCTGCGTCCCGCCTCCATTCCCCTGGTAGCTAGAAGTCCCAATGGTGGATCTTGAACTACCAATCTGAGAGAAAGTGCCTTTGTATctgtccacatcttcttctttcTGTAATGGAAGCCATCTCTACCACCACGGTTGAATCTTCCCCCTCCACGATTGTTCCCAAAACCTCTGTTCATCTCTTCTACTTTCTCTCTTTCTGGTGGCGGCGGAAGAGGTGGAAACCCTAAATCCTCGAGGGGGTCACACTCTTCCCCCCACAGGGAGAGAGGCGCTTTATTTATACTGCCAAAACTTTCAGAAAGCGTATTTACCAAAGGCGTTTCTTCCCGTTGCCCATTTTTCCCCCATATCTCACTTTCCCCAAATTCTCCTTCTCTGGCAGAGTAATCCCCCACACAACAACCCAAGCCATTGGTGATTTCCATTTCCTCTATGTAGTTTGCCTCATTAGACCAGAAATCTGGAATTTGGGCATATTGAATTCTACTCATTTTATTAACAACCTCCCTTCCCAGTAAAACCTGATCAGGGGCAAGCATCTCTCTCTGTTTTTCCCATGAGCAGGGCTGTTAACACACTTCTCATCACTACTTTCTATGATTTTTGCAGCTATCAGCCGCTTTTTTCTTATTATTAGTTCTATTATCACCTATCGATGTAGGTTCACTGCCATATTTGGAAATAGGAGGGATCGTACCTTGCAGAATCGGCCGCCCACCGGCGAGGCCCCTACTCCCGTCCCTGGGAGCGAGCGAGACCGAGCAGGCGTGGGGAACGGCGAGGGAAGCGCGGTGACCTCCTCAGAACCAACGGCATCTTCTTCTggatcttcttcttcgtcccaaGCTTCATCCCCCTCCTGCCCTCGGCGCGCTCCAGATCTGGCCGCCTCTCCACCACTACAGCCCTGGGCACCACCGGAGCTGGGGCGGGGAGACCCATCACCGCGCCGACCACGAATCCAAGTGGATCCGCAGGGACGGTGCAACGCGAACGAAACGCGATCCACTTCATGGCCTGCATCTGATCGTCTGATTCCGCCTCCTCCATCGCCCACAACAGCATCCGGAGCGCCCCCACCGGCTCGCCTGACCGAGTGAGGCGCCAGTCCTCCGCCTTGGTGAGCCTCCAATAGGCACACCCCGCCGCCTCCTTCAGATTGCTCTCCGTCGAGAACCTGGGGATGATCTCCCTCAGCTTCGCCAGCTTCTCTTCGTCGCCGTTGGCTATCACCAGAGCCCTCCTCTCGAGTCTCTGCTTCCAGGAATCCAATACCGCCCGCCTTCGGAGAGCTTGCTCGTGAGAGAGAAGGGAGGATGTTTTCATCGAGAGGGGAGGGAATGGCCGCTCCGCTCCGTGCCGCAGCTTTAATCCGCCTCCCTTCCCGACGTTCTCTCTCCTCCTCCGCCTCAATCTACGCTTCACGCCGTGCCTCTGCCTCAGGACTCAATCCCCTGCCGACCAAAACAACGTGACATGGAAACCGCACCTGTGTCCCCTCCCTGATCGGAATCTCCCCGTGTACCTGCATCGAGTCGACCCGTACGCCGCGGTCGTCGAGGAGGGTCAACACCGGGGAGTCACCGCGTCGGAGTAGGATGCCCCGCTCGTAGATCAGAAGCGCCGGCATGGCAAGGTCGGCGACGAGGTGCACCGCCCACATGCGGTCGGGCGGAACCGCCTTACGCGTCATCCGCGCCAGCTCAACAGGTTTCCAACCATCATATAGGGAAGTTTCTTTTCTGGTCCTCCCCACGTCTTCTAGACATGACAACAAAAATATGCATGAAAAGATTATATGTCTTTATGTTATTTCTAGAAACTAATGTTCTTAGGCCTCTAGATATGTTCTTATGTTATCATAAGTATTTTTAGTTTACCTGTAAAAAAAGATATGTATGATAACTCAGTTTTTGTTATAAAATAAGTGATGAAGAGATGACCTCCAATACAACAAAGAAAAATATCTTCTCTAAAAGCACCCAAGAGCATCTCTTACTCAAAAGAAAATAGATCAGAAATAAAGCGTTGGGACCAGATGGGTTCCCCGCTGAGTTCTATCAAAAATATTGGTGGGTCATTAAGGGGGATCTTCTTCCAATATTTGAGGACTTATACAATGATGATTTTTCATTGTTTCGTCTCAACTTTGTAATTAGTACGCTTTGCCAAAGAAAGTGGATGTTGTTTGGATTGAGCAATTTAGACACATTTGCTTGTTGAATGTCAGTTTTAAAATATTCACAAAGGTGAGTACTCATAGATTGTTTACTATTGCTCATAACGTTATGCGCCCTATGCAGACTGCCTTTATGCCTGGTCGCAATATTTTTTAGGGAGTGGTTGTCCTTCATGAGACAACGAGATGTTCTCAACAATGGCGGGCTGGAGACACAATTTTTTTGGCTTGGGTTGGGGCTGGGGGGGATGTCAGATTTTAAGCATGACAAATTATGTTGTCGTGAGCATGACAATTTCCTTCAGAAAACATGACAATCCTGACAAGAAACTGTCATGCTCGCCACGGCATAAATTGCCATCGCGGGCGTTAGATTTGTCATGCTAAAAAGCTGACATCGGATTTGTATGGAATCCATTCTTTTTAGCGAAAGAGGGGCCGTCACCTCTGATTTCATATAAAGAAACCAAGTGGTCTTTTACAAAACGAACAAGCTACAAACTACTAGAACGAGACCAAGAACCATCTTTAAAGCTTACATCGTCTAGGACACGAAAATCCCGGACGCGTCGCAATCATGCAAGATCAACATATGATGATATTACATTATGATCGATTATGATGAGATTAGCTCTGTGGATAGCGCCGGTGGAAATTTGGCAACATATCTACGGTTGGTGGCCTGTGTATGTATATATGGCACTAGCTAGCATGCATGTCGACGCCACGGTGGACGGAAGCTGGGTGGGTGCATATCTAGCTTTGTGTGATCGATCGTCCTATTGTAAACTGAGGTGGGTCACTACTCACTCGCCGGCCGTTCTATATGACAGAGCACCAAAGCAGTTCACAAGTGATCGATATGATTCACTAGTTCACAAGTGTTCCTTGTCCACCTTCTGGCGGGCAGATATTTCGTCTACTGCCTTTATGAAAAGAAACTTGATCTTCTGTTAGAAAAAGATCGTCGATCGAAACTTTGGTGGCTCGGCTCCGGCTGGAAAGTTGCTGCGTTTCCAAGGCTCCTGCCGTGACATGTCGATTGGGGGTCCGACCCAATCGATCGATCACAACCCGGTCATAGAATATTCCGTCAGTCCTTTCGCATATGCAAGTTTGAACCTGGCTGCGGGCACACTCCCCTATGCAACATACGTACATACACATGCCAGGTGAGAAGACCTTAACATCTACTATACTATGCTATAAGTAGCCAATCTTGCTAGATCATCTACGGGTTTGACATGCATGGGTGCCATGTACGTACAAACTGTAGGTTAGGCCGTTGGGGACCCATATGCGAGCACTGTACACTGGTTGACAGGAGGCAACCTTTCTCGTAGTCGCAGCTCCCACACGTCGTCTAGATATGACAACAACAAAATGCATTGGAACATGATATCTCTTGGTGTTGTTTCTAGAAACTACTGTTCTTATTCCTCTAGATATGTATGATATATACTCCCTTCATCCGAAAATACATGTCGGggaaatggataaaaatggatgtctctagaactaaaatatgtctagatacatctatttctccgacaagtatttccggacggagggagtacttcaaaTAAGTGATGAAGAGATGCATTGCCTCCAATACGATAAAGGAAAATACCTTCTCTAAGCACCAAAGTACATGTTTTCTAAACAAACGGATACTGTTCCATTAAGGAGCACAATAAATGTGCTTTCGTCATTGAATATGACATCAAAAGTCAAACTATATTGTTGGTGGAGAATTTCTAAAGACCTCCATTAGCACCGCCAAGAGTTTCAGTTGTTCTTGTCAGTTGATATCCTTTTGAAAGTTTCTTGTAGAGACTGGCCTCGTATGTGCGCATGAGAAGGATACTAATTTGAGTAAAAGATCTAATATTCAATTCAGTGAGCTCAATTGTCGAGTTTTAATTTTGCCAAAGCAATAAGGGCGCTCTAACCTGTTTTGTGTGAGCAAGCCCAACGAAGTTGATACGACAACGACAATTGAGCTACATGTGACAAACAGAAACCACAAGATCCCTCATTTTAATGTCTTGTTACACTAGAAGACCCATCGCCAATCAACAAAAGGATAACATTTCTAGACATTCCAAATCCATAGATTAGCGTAGCGTCATGCCGAAACACCTTCGGGCCCGCTTGATAGACCATTTGACTATCCTCCTTTCCCGCTAATTGTGTGTCGGATCAAAGCGcatctgttttttttttttgacacGGTCCATTTATTGTCTTTTGGTAGTGTGACCCAAGTCTATAATAATGGATGGCACCAGAAATAACAAAAGGAGAAAGGTAAAACGTAAATATCGCAGTGTGACGCATGTAATTTTCAAGAACATAACACACATGAGTCCCTACAAGCATATACACATGAGATCATTCAATTGCGATGTCCTCAAAGCAAAAGCGGTGAATGTTTCTCCATCACAAGGATTGGTGGCATCAAATCCAAGGATCGCATCCGCGAGGAAAACTACGAATTTATCTGTGCTTTTGCCAAATTATTGTACGCCCCCACCCCACCCTACCACCTTGTGTTGTGTTGTCTTGTGTTGTGTGTGTCACCTTTGATTCTTCTCTCCCTTTCTCAAGTTGCGTACCGCTTTTCTTCTTTTGTAGGTAGCGACCAGCCTCTTCCCATATCTGCCTCGGCGAGATGCCAGCCCAGGCCCATCTCATCCCACCCCTCATCATATACATATACGGACACGCGGCTGTGCCGTGCCGTGCAGTGGCCTGATCAGTTCAGCCTGTAGCTAGCAACCACCAAGCTCTCTCGGCACAATAATTCCGCATGGTGGGGATGAGCGGCGCCTATGGTGGCCACAGCAATGGCGGCGAGAGCCGGGCGCCCAACAAGGAGGCCGTGGTGGTCAGGGCGCCCAAGGAGGCCGTGGTAGTCGGTGCGCCGCCGCCGGGGCCGCCGGAGATGGAGATGGCGGGGGTGGTGCACAAGGTGGCGGCGCAGCCGGCGCAGAGCACGGCGAGCAAGATGAAGGGGAAGGTGAAGGAGACCTTCTTCCCGGACGACCCGTTCCGGAGCTTCAAGGGGCAGCCGCTGCGGGCGCAGTGGGTGATGGCTGCCAGGTACCTGTTCCCGGTGCTGGAGTGGTTGCCCGGCTACTCGCTGTCCCTCTTCAAGTCCGACCTCGTCGCCGGCCTCACCATTGCCAGCCTTGCCATCCCCCAGGCAAGTCATGTCTATGTCATGCGCTCGATCTCCGCTCACTGATTGTTCACTCCCGCCAAAAGATTAGTCGCTGCAATTTCGGTCTAAATACTCTTTACAAATGAGATTTGCGTTTATGATGGCACGTATAGTGCATCCAAATGAGATATTTAGCCTGTGTTTGGAAGCTAGCCTGTGCGACGGTGCATGGTCAATCAATCTCCGCGCGCGTACCAACAACCCGTGACCAACCGTGCTGATGGTGCTGTCCTGTTTGTGTTCTTGGCAGGGTATCAGCTACGCGAAGCTTGCGAACCTGCCGCCGATCATAGGCCTATGTACGTATATTTCTACATGATTTTCCATTTATACCGTACCATCGGGACATACATATGTACTACCACATAGCGTGTATGTGTACGTGCAAATAGTTAAGTGTATCTCCGTACATGTGTCGGTGTGTGCAGACTCGAGCTTCGTGCCGCCGCTGGTGTACGCGGTGCTGGGCAGCTCGCGGGACCTGGCGGTGGGGCCGGTGTCGATCGCGTCGCTGATCATGGGGTCGATGCTGCGGCAGGCGGTGAGCCCGTCGGCGGAGCCCATGCTGTTCCTGCAGCTGGCCTTCACCTCCACCTTCTTCGCCGGCCTCGTGCAGGCCTCGCTCGGCATCCTCAGGTACATACGTACGTGGCCTGCTCGGCCAACTGACACGTGTCTctcatgtgtgtgtgtgcgcgcgcgcatgcaCCGGCACTGACACGGTAAATGAATACGTTGTAGGCTGGGGTTCATCATCGACTTCCTGTCCAAGGCGACGCTGGTGGGGTTCATGGCGGGCGCGGCCATCATCGTGTCGCTGCAGCAGCTGAAGGCGCTGCTGGGCATCGTGCACTTCACCACCCAGATGGGCATCGTCCCCGTCATGGCCTCCGTCTTCCAGCACACCAACGAGGTCAGCCATGGCGCCTCCCCGCATGCGCCCGTACACGTGCACACGGTGCATGCTTGGCTAATGGCTAATGGTTTTGTGCATACGTGCAGTGGTCGTGGCAGACGATACTGATGGGGGCCTGCTTCCTGGTGCTCCTGCTCACGGCCAGACATGTGGTACgtatcctcctcctcctcctccttcttcttcttcttcttttttttttttttttttttgcggggaggGGAGTACCGAGCACGTCGCACTTTCGTTGGCACCGTTGACCGGCGCCGATGGGCTGCTGTCCTACGCGCGAAAAGCACCAAATGCTGTTTCTGCTCTGCTCCAACACGCTTTCTCCTCTGTTACGTACGTACGTCGTGTACCGTTGACCGGCGCCGATCGGCTCTGCCTGTCCTACGCGCGAAAACGCCCAAATGCTGCTGCTGTGTTCCGCTCTGCTTCAAGACAACTTTATCTTCTCTCTACTTTATATTTATTTATATCATTATTGCGTTGTCCGTATACCAGCATCACGTCGTACGTGCAGCTAGCTGTGCCCGTACGTACGTGCCGTCGGTCGGCTGGGCTGGACGGCCTCCCACGGCAGAAAATTCTAGGAACGCCGGGTACGTACGTGCCAGGCCACATATGTACATATGTATGTAGCCGTAGCCGCAGTCGTTGATGATGCGAGATGCATATCTCACACCGTCCATGGGAGGACGATAGGCAGATGTGTACAAGATGTTTTTCTTCAGGTTGGTGACCACGGAGTAGCACCCGGTGGATCATGGATGGATGCACACCTCCGACAGTGTTTTACTTTACCCACAGTATATATAAGATTTTTTGATAGtcttgtttcaaaaaaaaaagatttTTTGATAGTTGACAGGGGGAAAAGGTTAGTAGCGGTCAACGTCGTGTTCGGAAAAGGAGACCACGGATTGAGAAAGTGAGCGGGCGGTGACTTGTCACGTTCGATTCGCAACGAGGTGGACAACACCGGCCAAGTGGTCATTCGCAGTGATGAGCGACGTTCACTGCAACGTTGGCCATTGTTTCCACTCCCAGTCCCAGATAGTGTGACCTTCAGTTCACTGAACCTGCATTCTCAGCTACACAGCTGAGTGACTGAACCTATATATATATAAGGCCGTCTGGTGCAACTACTACTGATCTATTCATCAATATATATGCTAGCTATACATAGAGGAATAGTGTTGCGCCTCTCAAGGCCATACTCATTTCGGTTCCTCGGCAAAGAacagaaaaaagaagaagaaactcACATGTGCAGCCTGCAAAGTCTGAACTTTGCTCTCTACTTCTGCAGCTACATCTTCTTTCAGCGCTGACCTCTTTCCAAATGAGATATTACATGGGAATGGTAAAGGTCTCGAGCCGTAGCCAGTGCTGGCAACAACCCTGTTTCACTCTGCTTTCGCCCGGAAACTGACAGCCGGCCGGCCTTCCATTTCCAGAACCTAAAATTACATCTACTCACTCTTGCAACCGTCGAGCCTAGCTTAGCTAACTCCTGCAGCGCTGCTGGCAACCTTGTCTAACTCGGTTCATTCTTAGTAGCAGTAAAGTTCTTGAGGCATGCTTACCTACTTTTACCCAGTGCTGGTGGCAACCCTGCCTATCTCACTTCATTCTTGACTGCTTTTGCTCTGGGCTTGTCTTTGCTGAAACGGGTAGAAATTTTTCCATTTATTTTACAACCTAAAATCAGATCTGTTTCTTATCCTGCAATTACTGATTCTGACTCCTGCACTCATACTTACTCGTCTGATATTccgcgtgcgtgcgtgtgtgtatgcAGAGCATCAGATGGCCAAGGTTCTTCTGGATCTCAGCGTGTGCTCCCTTGGCGTCCGTCATCGTATCCACCCTGCTCGTCTTCCTGTTCAAAGCGCAGAACCACGGCATCAGCATCGTAAGAGATCAACAAAGACTGAACAATTGCACATATTTTTTACAACTGTGTTATGCAACATGATGGCAAACGACAAGTATATGAATCTTTTTGCCGCAGATTGGTTCGCTCAAATGTGGCCTGAA contains:
- the LOC109758999 gene encoding probable sulfate transporter 3.3, producing MVGMSGAYGGHSNGGESRAPNKEAVVVRAPKEAVVVGAPPPGPPEMEMAGVVHKVAAQPAQSTASKMKGKVKETFFPDDPFRSFKGQPLRAQWVMAARYLFPVLEWLPGYSLSLFKSDLVAGLTIASLAIPQGISYAKLANLPPIIGLYSSFVPPLVYAVLGSSRDLAVGPVSIASLIMGSMLRQAVSPSAEPMLFLQLAFTSTFFAGLVQASLGILRLGFIIDFLSKATLVGFMAGAAIIVSLQQLKALLGIVHFTTQMGIVPVMASVFQHTNEWSWQTILMGACFLVLLLTARHVSIRWPRFFWISACAPLASVIVSTLLVFLFKAQNHGISIIGSLKCGLNRPSWDKLLFDPTYLGLTMKTGLVTGIISLTEGVAVGRTFASLKDYQVDGNKEMMAIGLMNIVGSCTSCYVTTGAFSRSAVNHNAGCKTAMSNVVMALTVMVTLLFLMPLFVYTPNVVLGAIIIAAVIGLIDLPAAYNIWKMDKMDFLVCLCAFAGVIFISVQEGLAIAVGISIFRVLMQITRPRMMIQGNIKGTDIYRNLHQYKEAQRVPGFLILTVEAPINFANTNYLNERTKRWIEDESSSGNKQTELRVVILDLSAVPAIDTSGIAFLIDLKKSTEKHGLELVLVNPTGEVMEKIQRANDAHDHFRPDCLYLTTGEAIASLSGFAKMATP